The window TCTCTGAGTAAGCACGTCAGACTGGTCCATGACACTGAACTGACAAACAGACTCCTTATCCATTGATCTCAGGACTGCATTTGGCAAGTCGATCTGTTTATGGTACTGTCTTTTTAATCCACACGTGCCAGGAAGTAAAAATCTCATCTTCAGTAAGTGTCAGCTGCATGCTGTTATCTTCCCTCTTGAGGGGCAAATCTGAGACAACTTGCAAAAGCCTCtctctgcaggaaagctggaagtCTTCGCAGGCGCTGGCTCTAGGAGTCTGGTGCTTCTGTTGCTTCCTGGACCGTCCTCCTCAAGTTGCCCTTGACTTTGACAAATTCAGGTGCATTTTCCTGCTCTTCCTGTATCTTCTGTTGCTCCAGTTCCAGCTTAAAAGGGAATCACATGTAAAAAAAGTATACAAAACAGATCATTGAAATACAAGACAAAAAACTGAAGGTTTCAATAACTGACCATGCAAAACTCTTTAAactgctttctttctttctctcatggaaaaaataaagttgcaCTTCTTTGGGAGTATCTGTTCTCATAAACAATATATCTTTTCAAATCCTTGGCTCTAGCTTGTTCCAGATGTCCACCTTTGCCAGATGGACAAAAACTCTACAAGCCCGGTACAAGATGAAGcatttttgaagaaattctTGGACatcttcattaaagaaacaacCATAATTCCCTTCTCTGGCTTTTACAACAGGACAAGGACAAATGTGCCTTGTGGGAGAACACATGTGAACAGCTACTACTGAGCACACTTGTAGAATTTATTTCTGAGTGTTTATGTATGGATTTCTGTATCTAACTTGAGCCTCTTTTGGTGTATGTTTTGTCCATcacaaaaagcaataaaaataaaaatcctcctTGACCCTTGGTTGTGAATTTTTGAGAGTCCATTCACTGAGACTTTTAACCCACCTGGAGGTCCTGCCCATGCAGACACTCGAAATTACCATGTGAGGTTAGACGCTCTATTCTACAGGACAAGGCTATACTGTGCCCATACAGAACACGGCTTACGCATCGCACAGAATACCGATTGCTTAGCAATCTTCAGTGAAGGCAGATAAAttggcagaaaggaagaaacaaccCTTTAGAAAACTAACAAAAGCTCCCGAaaggagtttcttttttttattaacagacCAAGGTCTCCCTGATTAATGGGGACCACGCACAGCTCACCTAAATAATCTCTCCTTTGTCTTTGGTTCACTGGCAAGGGACATGCCTTGTTACAATAAATCATGACAATGTTCCTCCACGAGTCGTATTGTCAATTAATGCCATTCCTATCATGTTTACAAAGTCACAACATTGTTTGCAATGGGcaggcttttcttcttctaacaGAGTTTTCTATTCTACATATGACCTTGGATGGCTCAGTTGCGAATCAAATCTTCCCACAAGCTGAACCATTTGAAGCTGGGCCCttaagagcagaaagaaaaagtgacagGAAGATACACTTAAAAATTCAATAGCTTTCTCcctccaaaaatatttctaagtctaattaaaaaaacgcataacaaccccccccaaaatctaAATAATGATTGGATTACACCTCATTTTCAATAGAGTAATTATCTGGCTTAACTGATTTCCACTGAGAAAAACACGAGATACTCTTTTaaagcattcatttatttaaaaagaaatgcaatgctTGATGCACAGTGACTTGTTTGATGAGGTGTTtcactacagaaatatttcctcacAGAGGCACAGGGACGTTTGGCTGGCCCTGTGCCTAGCAGTAAACTTCACCATAATGAACTCCAACTCTGTATCTCCATACTCAGGGTCTGAGGatctttttcttcacttcaaAACACCAATGGGCTCATATGTTTTAAGGCTACAAAAGATCTTTTTAAAGTCATTTAGTTTGTTACATAACTCAGGAGAAAGAATCAAttgaattttttattcattaagCATCTAGTTTTGATGCACTGCAGTCTAACAGCCATTCTTAGTGGATCATCTCTTAAAATTTAGACTACAAAAGTTAACTAATTCACCACAGTTTCAATGGTTAAATAAGGTCAGTGCTCCACACGCATTCCTGCTGTCTGGTGCAGGAGTCATTTGACCAAAGGCAGACACCATATGCAGTTCCTATACAGTAACTGACAGCAAATATGTAATTGTAGAGTGTGATTTGACTCATCCTAAAAAAGATGCCTGCATTTGATCAGAGGAAATGTGCCAAAAatcatctgctgcttctttcctgtATACGAAGGGAGCCTTGGGTGAGTGGCTCAGATGTAGATGTGTAAAGGTAGTAGTGTTATTCCCCATCTTACCTGCTCCAGTTTCTGCTGCCGTTTCAGTAGCTCTATTTCCAAGtctgatttcttcttttgtgcttcctcttctttttgttgtttaataACTTGATCTCGTTTCCTCTTCTCCATCACCTTCTGTAGCTCTGGTTTGTTCTGAGGTGCAAGACCCCTTCAAATTAATTGGGaggaggtggggtggggggggaaacagggaagaaagaaatcagttttaatTAGCAGAAATTCACACAGAATCGTAGGCAAGTTTTCTAAAGTCAAGTAGTTGCCTACTTAGATACATTGgaatataaataattaattaaaagggaaaaaactcCACCAAACATGCAGACATTTGCCTGgtttctaaccaaaaccctaaacTTGAATTTAAACCATATTATTACTGAGGATATTTCCCTTTAACATGCATGCTAGTATTTCTCCTGGATAATTCactatttttactttcatcttTCGTCTTCCCTCCATTCTCTCAACTCCAAAAGAacagattaatgaaaaaaaaataaaaatcacaaatcaAGACTCTAGCAGAACTAGAAACAAAATTTTGGACAAAGACACTTCCCTTGCTGGCTGATAACTGGGAGAGGTTGTGTTCAGACAGTCCTGTGCAGGGTATTATGCCCATAGAAGTTTGGACAGACAGAACTAAAAAGCAGTCTCCCTCTGGATTTTGTCACATTGCTCCTGGAAATTGTGGATTCTGTCGTTCCTTGAAAATCTGAGAGCTTTACCCATGCCTGGCTGGGAAGCTATTTCCAGTGAGAGCTCCCAGGCTACACTCAAAATCACAAAGAGGCTAAgacaacaagaaaaacagaataaaaaaagttgCAGTCACCTTGGAGACCAGACAAAGGCTGGAGGATTCTCCGTCTCGCGTGACTTTAGGTACTACATCAACTGAATGTTTCAAGTCTGTTCAGCATAAATTGTTTTCCAAGCCAGCTACTCTAAAATGAGAAAGCTTACTCTTTGGGAAGATGCATGACTTTATTTATACAGGCATACACACAGATGCACACTCACTCTTACTTATTTTTGTGACTTCAGCTATTTCTTTTATCTCTGTTATGCTATgatattttctaaatttgttATTATAAGATTCAAAGCTTTCTCCGTTATTCAGATATTAGCGTCACTTAAATCAGAGCAGAAAGATCTGAAATTTGCATTTGTTATTGTCATCTTCCCTGTGAAAACTATTACATGAAAACatccagcactgtttaacatcaaCCATTTATTTCAACTTTAAGAAATTCAATAATCTGAATAAGCTTTCAGAAAGCGTATTTTTACCCTTCCCTACTTACTACATATATGCGGTTGCCTAATTCTTCCATTACATGCATATCTGACAGCATGTCcaataatacattaaaatgccattttatggTGACATCTATGAATGACTCCATATATCATGGAAGACTCTATCCCTGTACATTTCCCTGATagcaaaatcaaatatttaGCAACACCAAATGCTGTTCCCGATTTCTCATAATAGATCTTATGACCTGAATGCAACAGAATtgtgttaatattttatgtttcatgctattttaattacattttaacacATAAAATTTAAGTCAGGCAGAGAAAAGCTGGAGTGATTTTTTATTACTACTGCTGCCACTGGGTCAGTGAGAGCTGAATGAATAGAAACTTCTGTGTTGGCAATTAGCAACCAAGATAGCCATGAACCAGAGGCAAGCTGCTAAGTAACATTACtcattcctgctttttttaGGTAAGGTTGCACCGTGACAAAGCAGAGGCACAAGAGTGATTTAGATGTGTTGTAGCTATAATAAAGGGGACCCGCAGAAGACAGAAGTAAATACAATCTCTCAGGCTAATCAAGGAGGGTTGGTAGTCAGATCTGTAACAGAATAACTGTAATGTCAATCCTATTTTTATTCTCCTATGtaagaaggaaaagcaacaaacaGGCAGCTACTGGATTAACTGGGAGTCTTGTATCACCTCCTGGTGATTGTTGTggttaaataaaaaatcctCAAGCTTTGATATAGAGTAAGCTAAGTGTGCTACAGTGCAAGTTAGAGCTGATAGGGTTAAAAATTCTGGAAGGGACAGGACCAAtactctgcagagctgaggcTGAGTCCTAATaagtaaataagtaaaaattgtttaagataaggggaggtttagattggatattaggaaaaatttcttcaccgaaagggttgtcaaccattggaacaggctgcccagggaagtggtagagtcaccatccctggaggtatttgaaagacgcgtagatgtggtgcttagggacactgacttggcagtgctaggttaatggccAGACTCAATTATCTTAAAAgtgttttccaacctaaatgattctataagCAACCAGTATCTTGAGGTACCACTACCTGGATCTTTGTTTGCCCTAAACAACTACCATTTCTGCAAGTAACTAACTACATCAGTTCCAGACCCAACAGACTGCTCACAGCAGGCATAGAGAATGATCGGACCAGCACTGGCTATTATCTTCTAAGATCCAGAAATGGCTGTTCAGAGCTGACTGGTCAAAAAGTGAAGCTGGTGGTGCCTACACTGAGTCTTCACAATAAAATAAGGTGCATGTTAAGCAGATTTCTATAAGAGCACTAAAAGTCCTCCATACATATGGCAATTTGCAATAGCAAAGCAGAACACAAGCCTAATATCTAAAATACCAAAAAGCCTCATATCAGAGGTAGTACAGTGGCACAAAGCACAGACTAACcttctttttgaaaatgctaGTTTTTCAGCTGGTGAAAACCCTCCaagtatttcatttctgcaccaataaataagaaactgaaattaaCAGCTGCAGCTAATCAAAATCACAATAAGAGAACAGTGGGTATTGAGGGCTGCACAAGTCCTCTGTGTAATAGGATATTCTCCTAGAAGAAAAGAACTCCATACTATATAAAAGTGCTTTATGCTTTCacaaacttaaaagaaaaaaaaatagccttaaTTTATTGCAGCCTCTACATCCTTTAGAATAAGATCATAAGTTGGGAAACTTCAACTATCTTTCTTTCAATGACTATAAACTTCTTGGTGCTAGGAACTGACTTTGATGTTTAATCCTGTTAACGAAAAATAGGACAAACACCTATTTAGGCCAGTTTTTTCCAATTCGTTTGGCattctgtaaaacatttctaCTACTTCATCATGTATTGTGTATGCAATTCATTTAGAATTAAGTATCTAAGCCTAGCATTTGTGAGGATTTTGCTATTACACGTAGAAAAGACCTCTTCTCCCCCTGAAAATACTaccggggggggaggggggggtaaGAGAAACTTTCATAATGTGACTCTTTCTGCTAAATAGACAAATCCAGCTGTACTGGAGTAGCCAAAGCAATagcttcctcctctgctttatCAAGGTCCTGGGTCTCAAAAAGCCTGAATGGCTGCTACCACCAACTTTATTCTCAAATGCACTCTGAAATactgttcttctgttttgtggGTCCCCACACCCTTGCCTTTGGAAAGTCCATTTTGGGTGGCTTCCATGCACCAAATCACTAATTTATATCGTAGTTagcttctgtttgtttaaatggaGGCTTGGTGGCTTTTCCTCCACCGTGTGGTCTGGTGGCTATTTTCTTAATACGTTTTCTAAATGAGTCctccattgctgaagaaagttaATAATAGAACTTCAGCTATTTCTGGGCCAAGtgccttttctctgaagttgATGAAATCAAGTTCCAGTTATTTACATCTTTAAAAGCAATATATAGAGCAACAGCTGTGCATCCCATCCCAGAATGGAGGAAGCAGCACTTGCATAACACACAAAGAAAGGcttgtgcagcagcagagcagaaaccaGACTATCACACTGCATTCCAAGAAAGATCACGTAAGTATAGAACAGTttcatgtgaaataaaatatatgatttCTTTGCTTTAGAAGTGGCCCCATAAACTCAGTGTGCTGGGAACGGTGAAAACCCCCAGATTTTTATCATCCTGCTGGGTAACAGAAAAATTTTGTCAAATACCTGATAAAGTTTAGAGTTCAAGTCAAATTACAGTGCCTAGGTAACCAATATAAAAATGTGATAGTGGAGAACTGAACTGCTTCCTCTTGAACCGACCCTTTGTGAAGTAttcacaaaaaaacaaaacgaGAAGTCTTTTACAGCAAGCTTTTGCACAGCAACTgaaattcaaacagaaataaatgccaCGGTTAAGAATCAGAGTCTTTCCATCTACAAGATCTGAATCAACAAGAGGTGTCTGCTGGGTTTTGGGTAAAACGTCATTTTGATGAAACTAAAACTCAAGCTGCATgtttggggtgggagggtggaACAAGTGATTTTTAGACTCTTACCTTTTCTGATTCATAAGCAGCTCTCTATGGAGATCTTGATGATTCCGGGATGACTTCACAGGATTAATTAATTTCTGAGGTCTAATTAATTCAGGATTGTCATCATCTATATAGTCTGGTTCAGCCATAATCTTTCTTGCAATGGGATATGGATCTTTCGGTTCAGTGTCCTTATTCACAGTATCTGTACAACAGGAAAAACTGCAGTAAATCTACATTGAAAGGCCTTTTAAAGATGTATTAAAACATAAAGGCAGAATATTACATTGGTAACAGTTATGCTTTTCCTAGATTAATTTTGTCTGTAGTAAGGCTCTCAGAGCAAACATCAGTAGCATCTTTTTAAATAGTCGGCAGTTTCACAACGTCATCTCCAACAGCCTTCATCCACTGACTTGGAGATGCAGATTCCCCCATTTTAAGAAGAACTAAACAAATAATTTAGGTTAAGCGCATGAAGAGCCCTATTGATTTTAATAAGCCTACTCAGATGAAGCATTTTTAGATCAGCAATATGGAGGACCTAAAGACATATTAAATACTACAACTGTTTATCAAAACCATACAGAGTCTCATTTTCTGCCATCAGTATCATACCAGCTATGGGGAAAACACCTTATGTGGATAAGCCCTGAACTGTACTGTACCAGGCAAAAGCTTCCATGTGGAAATTGCCAGATCTGCAATTGTTGGGATGGGAGACAGATTTTTGAGTGATAAGGTAGAGGAGAAAAAGTTGGGTGAGGTTGTTTCTTAAAGGCCACATTTCACCCAGTGAAAATCCACAGATACCCACTGATCTGAAGGCAATGAAGTCTTGATGATTTGTATCATCTGGAAATGTGGCATTTTCCTatcctgctgcagaaaacataTCTATACACCAAATCACAACACTTTTCATCACCAGCTGACAAGTAAACGAtagttttcaaataatttatatgTGACCATTCATACCCCCTTCCATTAAAAAGCCTCAGTCACAAAAGGCTCAGCATCTGAAACGAAGCACATTCAGAGCTATTCTACCTCCGTTCGCTGTCGTGGAAACCTGCACGCACGATCTGGCACACTGCAATTATCAGTTTGATGCAACATCGGCCCCTCAAACAGACCCCAAAAAAATAATCGCACAGCATGTGGGTTTACAGAGATGAGTCAATGGGACATGAAAGAAAAGGCGAGAGACCTCCATTAGCCTGCCTGGCAGAACAGCTGAATGCTGCACACTGTACAGCATGGGGCTAGGAGACAAATCAGAGAATCGCTGGGATTTGTCGCATATTTTCCAGTAAAAGCTGAATATGTGATTTAATTTAGATCCCACTGTTCCCGGGCCTTCCCACCCTCTCTCACTCCACGGGCTGTAAAACCTAAGTTCAGTCTCAGTTTAATCCCTaaactattttgtttcattaggAATCTCATATTGTTGCTCAGAGGGTCTGATTCAAAATCTACTTGATATACTGGAAAGATTTCTACTAATACTTCAGTACATTAACACTGAACAGTACTACCATCACCCTGCTTGGGCTGCACGTGCACTTACAGATGAAGAAGCCAAACGACAGGACTAAGTTTTCAGCGGATGCAGGAAACCACTCTGGATTTGAATGTGTCCAATGGATCTGGCATAGCCCCTTCAGCTTCTTTGTTTGAATGCATGATGTGAACTGCATTTTATTGGTGCTACATCTCACTCACAAAGTTTCTACGGAGCAAATCCGATGAGAAATAGCTTACCAGTGTGAGCTGCTCTCAGGGTGGCCCCTGCATTAGTTTTTCAAGGCAAGTTTATATGTAGCTTTTTTGAACTCTGTGGGGGTGCTAGTTCTCACAGAGACCTCTGAAACTAATATAAAAATTGCCCACAGTTCAAAACTATGTAAGTATATTGCTGTACATGACATAAACCTCTTACTGACATTGATtatgcaataaaaatacttctcCCATCACCCCTTCAGAGTCCTTCTTGCTTCAATCAAGCAATCCGCTATCACCACACGTGCCAAATACACAGGATCATTGGAAAATTGACGTCAGAAGAAACTTGGAAGATTTCTAGTCCAACTTCCTGCTGAAAGCAGGAGCAGCTATGAGATCAGGctaggttgctcagggcttttaCGCAGTAAGGTCCTTAAGTCCTCTAAGCCTGTACCGCCTCTGTGGGCAACTCTGCTCACCTATCTTCATGGTGAAGCTTTTCCTTACATCCATATACATCTCGTTTCAACTCATGCCCGTTGCCTCTTGCTCTCTGGCCATGCATCACggtgaagagcctggctccgtctTCTTGATAAGTTCCTTCCCAGCATGGGGGGCTGCTGCTAGGTCCCCCCAACTCTGCCTCTGCTCAGGGCTGAGCCAGCCCAGGTGCTTCAGCCTCTGTTCACAGCACCTGCGCCCTGGTCCCGAgcccatcttggtggccctctGCTGAACTCATATCTCAAATCCCTCGCTGTTTCATTGCAtgccaaat of the Grus americana isolate bGruAme1 chromosome 1, bGruAme1.mat, whole genome shotgun sequence genome contains:
- the FAM107B gene encoding protein FAM107B isoform X1 encodes the protein MRSCKRSVTGAFMQVSSIVLLHMKVNQGRCPCQHFYIYTVNKDTEPKDPYPIARKIMAEPDYIDDDNPELIRPQKLINPVKSSRNHQDLHRELLMNQKRGLAPQNKPELQKVMEKRKRDQVIKQQKEEEAQKKKSDLEIELLKRQQKLEQLELEQQKIQEEQENAPEFVKVKGNLRRTVQEATEAPDS
- the FAM107B gene encoding protein FAM107B isoform X2, giving the protein MAEPDYIDDDNPELIRPQKLINPVKSSRNHQDLHRELLMNQKRGLAPQNKPELQKVMEKRKRDQVIKQQKEEEAQKKKSDLEIELLKRQQKLEQLELEQQKIQEEQENAPEFVKVKGNLRRTVQEATEAPDS